From Chryseobacterium sp. H1D6B, a single genomic window includes:
- a CDS encoding T9SS type A sorting domain-containing protein, whose product MKKSLLLLLFIGVFSFAQTLEEENFNSYGVGNFNSWVVTNFTHGTPNYPAPYRPPVLEIIQGNAAQDKVLKITAPNNQFMDRYQISKSADFSTLWNNRQPGNNIVKVKFQLYTKDIKGDISIGLFNTDKKMIAYLYISLEGRSIEGGAMAKNKSNNQPATYSVPLINNQPIPANTLLDIVYTYDYNTGNVTWETPYGAHVFDSSNLSYTPVPNQNISNQVFYFSFGSGAQVGVMLLDNYKVEAVANYSLSVLENNTKRNNEFLIYPNPSKDYIHINLQNIKKVEIIDMQGRVLENFYNSSRINISKLISGNYILKVISGNEVHTAKFTKE is encoded by the coding sequence ATGAAAAAAAGTTTATTATTACTATTATTTATAGGTGTTTTTAGTTTTGCCCAGACTTTAGAAGAGGAGAATTTTAATTCTTACGGTGTAGGTAATTTCAATAGCTGGGTAGTAACCAATTTTACACACGGAACTCCAAACTATCCGGCACCTTACAGGCCTCCTGTTTTAGAAATTATTCAAGGAAACGCTGCCCAAGATAAAGTCCTTAAAATTACTGCTCCAAATAACCAGTTCATGGATAGATATCAAATCTCAAAGAGTGCTGATTTTTCTACTTTATGGAATAACAGACAGCCGGGAAATAATATTGTGAAAGTTAAATTTCAATTATATACAAAAGATATTAAAGGAGATATTAGTATTGGCTTATTTAACACAGATAAAAAAATGATTGCATATTTGTATATTTCTTTAGAAGGAAGATCTATAGAAGGAGGTGCTATGGCTAAAAATAAATCGAATAATCAACCAGCGACGTATTCCGTGCCACTGATAAATAATCAACCCATTCCAGCAAATACTTTATTAGACATTGTATACACCTATGATTATAATACTGGTAATGTGACTTGGGAAACGCCATATGGAGCCCATGTATTTGATTCATCAAATTTATCTTATACACCTGTTCCTAATCAGAACATATCAAATCAGGTCTTTTATTTTAGCTTTGGCAGCGGTGCTCAAGTAGGAGTGATGCTTCTAGATAATTATAAAGTAGAGGCTGTTGCTAATTATTCATTATCTGTTTTAGAGAATAATACAAAAAGAAATAATGAATTTTTAATATATCCGAATCCTTCAAAGGATTACATCCATATCAATTTACAAAATATTAAAAAAGTAGAAATAATCGATATGCAGGGAAGAGTGTTAGAGAATTTTTATAATTCTTCGAGAATTAATATTTCTAAATTAATTTCAGGAAATTATATTCTGAAGGTTATTAGTGGTAATGAAGTGCATACAGCTAAATTTACAAAAGAATAG
- a CDS encoding TIGR01777 family oxidoreductase yields MKIIIAGGTGFLGENLENYFSKKGNEVYILTRNPKRQNQIYWDAKTLGEWKNTLENAAVLINLTGKSVDCRYNEKNKQEIYSSRIDSTKVLQQAVDQSINKPKLWMNASSATIYVHSEKHLNTEENGIIGDDFSMNICKSWEAEFFKSENGNVRKVALRTSIVLGKNGGAFPKLKMITKLGLGGKQGRGNQYVSWIHIGDFCKVVEWIIQNEDISGAVNVRAPNPLSNEELMKKIRRQLKIPFGLNSPVWQLELASLFLGTETELLLKSRNVYPERLIKSGFQFSYLNLNEALYNLFEY; encoded by the coding sequence ATGAAAATAATTATAGCCGGCGGCACCGGTTTCCTCGGCGAAAACTTAGAAAATTATTTCAGTAAAAAAGGAAATGAAGTTTATATTCTAACGAGAAACCCAAAACGTCAAAATCAAATCTATTGGGATGCAAAAACATTGGGAGAGTGGAAAAACACCCTTGAAAATGCTGCTGTCTTGATCAACCTTACAGGGAAATCTGTTGACTGCCGGTATAACGAGAAAAATAAACAGGAAATCTATTCTTCAAGAATTGACAGTACAAAAGTTTTACAGCAGGCTGTTGATCAATCTATAAATAAACCAAAACTTTGGATGAATGCAAGTTCAGCAACGATTTATGTGCACTCAGAAAAACACTTGAATACCGAAGAAAATGGGATTATCGGCGATGATTTCTCAATGAACATCTGTAAAAGTTGGGAAGCGGAATTCTTTAAATCTGAAAATGGGAATGTTAGAAAAGTGGCACTGCGTACTTCTATTGTTCTGGGTAAAAATGGCGGCGCTTTTCCAAAATTGAAGATGATTACAAAATTAGGATTAGGAGGAAAACAGGGAAGAGGAAATCAATATGTAAGCTGGATTCATATAGGCGATTTTTGTAAAGTTGTAGAGTGGATCATTCAAAATGAAGATATTTCAGGAGCTGTCAATGTAAGGGCTCCAAATCCTTTATCCAACGAAGAATTGATGAAAAAAATAAGAAGACAGTTAAAAATTCCATTTGGTCTAAATTCACCAGTCTGGCAGTTAGAATTAGCTTCTCTATTTTTAGGAACCGAAACAGAATTGTTATTGAAAAGCCGGAATGTCTATCCTGAGAGATTGATTAAAAGTGGGTTTCAATTTTCTTATTTAAATTTAAATGAAGCACTTTATAACTTATTTGAATATTAA
- a CDS encoding DUF2071 domain-containing protein yields MNFLKAEWRKLAIINYEIDPDILLQYLPEGTELDFYHGKCYVSLVGFMFLNTKLLGLPIPFHRNFEEVNLRFYVKKNENNTWKRGVVFIKEIVPKPALSFVANSIYKENYQTMPMKNLMHEKDNELLIKYSWKDKNWHSIEITAENKMLPMEADSEFEFITEHYFGFTKREHTTSEYEVVHPKWNYYLVKDHQLEIDFGRVYGKDFGFLNHQKPNSVMLAEGSEIEVKTKKNIL; encoded by the coding sequence ATGAATTTTCTAAAAGCAGAATGGCGGAAATTAGCCATCATTAATTACGAAATAGATCCAGATATTTTATTACAATATCTTCCTGAAGGTACCGAGCTGGATTTTTACCATGGGAAATGTTATGTAAGCTTGGTTGGTTTTATGTTTTTAAATACAAAACTATTAGGTCTTCCAATTCCTTTTCACCGGAATTTTGAAGAAGTGAATCTAAGATTTTATGTGAAGAAAAATGAAAATAATACCTGGAAAAGAGGAGTGGTTTTCATCAAAGAAATAGTTCCAAAGCCTGCCTTAAGTTTTGTCGCAAACTCGATTTATAAAGAAAATTACCAGACAATGCCGATGAAAAATCTAATGCATGAAAAAGATAATGAATTACTGATCAAATATTCATGGAAAGATAAAAACTGGCATTCTATAGAAATTACTGCTGAAAATAAAATGCTGCCAATGGAAGCAGATTCAGAATTTGAATTTATCACAGAACATTATTTCGGCTTTACTAAAAGAGAGCATACAACGTCAGAATATGAAGTGGTTCATCCAAAATGGAATTATTATTTGGTGAAAGATCATCAGCTTGAAATTGATTTTGGCCGCGTCTACGGAAAAGATTTTGGGTTCTTAAATCATCAAAAACCAAATTCTGTAATGCTTGCTGAAGGTTCTGAAATTGAAGTGAAAACTAAAAAGAATATTTTATAA
- a CDS encoding SRPBCC family protein — translation MSEIYIETCVKADIHKVFDLARDIDLHQQSVSKSREKAIAGRTSGLIEENETVTWRAKHLGVYQTHTSKIVSMEKPYQFTDIMLEGTFKSLKHQHIFKEKEGFTLMIDKFEFESPFGIIGKLFNRFFLTNYLRNFLLERNAVIKKTAEL, via the coding sequence ATGTCTGAAATATATATAGAAACCTGTGTCAAAGCTGATATTCATAAAGTTTTTGATCTTGCTCGGGATATTGACCTTCATCAGCAGTCAGTCTCAAAAAGCAGAGAAAAAGCCATTGCTGGAAGAACAAGCGGATTGATAGAAGAAAACGAAACGGTAACATGGAGAGCAAAACATCTAGGAGTATATCAGACTCATACTTCAAAAATTGTCAGTATGGAAAAGCCGTATCAATTCACAGATATTATGTTGGAAGGGACTTTCAAATCTTTAAAACATCAGCATATATTTAAAGAAAAAGAGGGCTTTACGCTAATGATCGATAAGTTTGAATTTGAATCTCCTTTTGGAATTATAGGAAAGCTTTTCAACCGGTTTTTCCTTACAAATTATCTCAGAAATTTCTTGTTAGAAAGAAATGCAGTCATCAAAAAAACAGCAGAATTATGA
- a CDS encoding helix-turn-helix domain-containing protein, with amino-acid sequence MQLSEAKEKYIQTWGTFATNWGINRTMAQVHALLLASVKPLSTDEVMEQLEISRGNANMNLRALMDWGIVKKEFVKGDRKEYFIAEKDVWFLFKQITKERRKREIEPVISFLEELKNIEDNESDEAKEFIKLMQDFSSVTGKINNIMDLAIKSDDHWLVGKITNLLK; translated from the coding sequence ATGCAACTTTCAGAAGCTAAAGAAAAATACATTCAGACATGGGGAACATTTGCTACCAATTGGGGGATCAACCGTACGATGGCGCAGGTTCATGCTTTACTTCTGGCAAGTGTAAAACCTCTTTCTACCGATGAGGTCATGGAGCAGCTGGAGATTTCCAGAGGAAATGCAAATATGAATTTACGGGCCTTGATGGATTGGGGAATTGTAAAAAAAGAATTTGTAAAGGGAGATAGAAAAGAATATTTCATTGCAGAAAAAGATGTCTGGTTTCTTTTTAAACAGATTACTAAAGAAAGAAGAAAAAGAGAAATTGAACCTGTTATTTCATTCTTGGAAGAACTGAAAAATATTGAAGACAATGAATCTGATGAAGCAAAAGAATTTATAAAATTGATGCAGGATTTCAGTTCTGTGACAGGAAAGATCAATAACATTATGGATCTAGCGATTAAAAGTGATGACCACTGGCTGGTTGGGAAAATAACCAATTTGCTGAAGTAA
- a CDS encoding TonB-dependent receptor plug domain-containing protein has product MSFNFTPYILFFTFLFSAVLLKAQEQFKDFEKEKTYLQTNHVFYKPGEVMYFKIYVIKADNNLPADQSKAVNFELIDPSGSIIKKSKYEIKNGHAEGFFYFADDMKGGIYKIKAYTNWMQNEEGKNVFEKEITLQKIVSPRILMKLDFPKKGYGAGDEVAADFSMRSLSSLPIPFYEADYTVMHNGETVSEGKFITDKEGKNQLKFRLPEVLKSSDALLNIKINFDGFTESISRNIPIVLNNLDVKFMPEGGTFINGLEQNVAFKILDEFEKPVDAVLAVYNQNNEKILETSAFNFGMGSFMFTPKAGEAYYVKVIKPENINQVYQFPAAKNEGVSLMVNKENRQLKFKVISTSEKNVDVKGSFRGKNIYDKTIFLKKGISEFQLSENELPAGICRFTVVENNIPLAERIVFTNDQKQMNVKIKPVKQNYLPREKVILDIETTDENNKPIPANLGLSVVDDKLWTYADDKQNNIISWLLMDSELRGKIEKPQFYFDKKEEKAQKSLDLVMLTNGYRYFELIPEVRKAKKYKYLPEKKNSIYGIVEDENNKPVKSEVFLVKEGYANKVIKQSTSENGLFYFSDLDAEYPYKLIAKSFQPKQEVKIRIISYKLNINPLAKQKLTNIDVEEIIKEVTNKENLKKTDSENKSRNSRKDSSRANDTQIEEVVVLGYSVTSTKAKSTASSTTIRNDDIRNPSILSLLNGTVAGIAVSPSGGQPGSYITVQIRGMASVSNKNPLYIVDGVPVENFNTTINPNDINSITVLKDAAATAVYGSRAVNGAVIISSLKSSRSKIRFDITPKSYYAVMAVPDDSLEVYSYNREFSYPVYKTANTSYRYDYREAVYWNPVVETDRNGKARVEFYNSDANSTFRVMGEGISAYGLIGSSQTTYAAQSLISIDAKIPQYLTRTDQMLIPVVVKNNSPEIKKMVMDVIVPNYVRLIESDSIITLKPLESGRLFVKIQTDHVVDSNIQFTLRSGEFRETMILPFKVDEKGFPHHYSIINNKSEKIKINIPDYINGSFFSSYFVFENAALQLFEDMERLKREPYGCFEQLSSTVYPNVFILDYLKASKKITAETESIVVKNLKKGYQKMLSYKNKDGGFGYFNSTESDVAVSAFALLEFKALNKYIKIDAKLIQNLTAYILSKKNSNGLFEVRKEYEGKNEYSEYFWSRSIYVVYALSKLGFKNEIENSYTTNLNRVLATKDAYQLALMANAAANLGKEDDYNNLINILDQQYENRNVKPKITFTGSGGISANTETLSLYIMAMQKNEKPNQLKIAEAADELINHNGYYGFGSTQATSLALEALSGFFSKNEKLYGNERPDIKINGAGVSSYLNLSSAFRKGENEIEVNYPDKKGLPYKLEYQYYTLEAPKSTDIPLTMETKLKSENSKVGETNRLTVTIKNKINGQLPMTTAKIGIPAGLTLQNALLKDLIDKKQISYYEIFDNYLVLYWEHFEAEETKIINLDLKVEFAGEYTGKASSLYLYYMPEAKYWNQGIKTAIAP; this is encoded by the coding sequence ATGAGTTTCAATTTTACACCCTATATTTTATTTTTCACTTTTTTGTTTTCAGCTGTACTGTTGAAAGCACAGGAGCAGTTTAAAGATTTTGAAAAAGAAAAAACATACCTGCAGACGAATCATGTTTTTTACAAGCCGGGAGAAGTAATGTATTTTAAAATTTACGTTATCAAAGCGGATAATAATCTTCCTGCAGATCAAAGTAAGGCGGTTAATTTTGAACTCATAGATCCAAGTGGAAGCATTATTAAAAAATCAAAATACGAGATCAAAAACGGGCATGCAGAAGGGTTCTTTTATTTTGCTGATGATATGAAGGGAGGGATTTATAAGATAAAGGCCTACACAAACTGGATGCAGAACGAAGAAGGAAAAAATGTTTTCGAAAAGGAAATTACATTACAGAAAATAGTCTCTCCAAGAATTTTAATGAAACTTGATTTTCCTAAAAAAGGATATGGAGCCGGAGATGAAGTTGCAGCAGATTTTTCAATGAGAAGTCTCAGCAGCCTGCCTATTCCTTTTTATGAGGCGGATTATACAGTAATGCATAATGGAGAAACTGTCTCAGAAGGAAAGTTTATTACGGACAAAGAAGGAAAAAATCAATTGAAATTCAGACTGCCTGAAGTGTTGAAATCTTCCGATGCTTTATTGAATATTAAAATCAATTTTGATGGTTTTACAGAATCTATTTCAAGAAATATTCCGATTGTTCTTAATAATTTGGATGTAAAATTTATGCCGGAGGGTGGAACTTTCATTAATGGTCTTGAACAGAATGTAGCCTTTAAAATTTTAGATGAATTTGAAAAGCCTGTAGATGCTGTTCTGGCAGTTTACAATCAAAATAATGAGAAGATCTTAGAAACATCTGCATTTAATTTCGGAATGGGAAGTTTTATGTTCACCCCTAAAGCTGGCGAAGCTTATTATGTAAAAGTGATAAAACCTGAAAATATCAATCAGGTTTATCAATTTCCTGCTGCTAAAAATGAAGGAGTTTCATTGATGGTTAATAAAGAAAATAGACAGCTGAAATTTAAAGTCATTTCTACCTCTGAAAAGAATGTTGATGTTAAAGGCAGCTTCCGAGGAAAAAATATCTATGATAAAACCATTTTCCTTAAAAAAGGAATCAGTGAATTTCAATTATCGGAAAATGAACTTCCGGCAGGGATCTGCAGATTCACTGTTGTAGAAAACAATATTCCGCTGGCTGAACGTATTGTTTTTACCAATGACCAGAAGCAGATGAATGTTAAGATTAAGCCTGTTAAACAAAACTATCTGCCGAGAGAAAAAGTTATTTTGGATATTGAGACTACAGATGAAAATAATAAGCCAATTCCTGCTAATCTTGGACTCAGCGTTGTAGATGATAAACTCTGGACGTATGCAGATGATAAACAGAATAATATCATTTCATGGCTGCTGATGGATTCCGAACTGAGAGGGAAAATTGAGAAACCGCAGTTTTATTTTGATAAAAAAGAAGAAAAAGCACAGAAAAGTTTAGACCTTGTGATGCTTACAAACGGATACAGGTATTTTGAGTTAATTCCTGAAGTAAGAAAAGCTAAAAAGTATAAATATCTTCCAGAAAAGAAAAATTCAATTTATGGTATTGTGGAAGATGAAAATAACAAGCCTGTAAAATCAGAGGTTTTTTTAGTGAAAGAAGGATATGCTAATAAAGTTATTAAACAGAGCACTTCAGAAAACGGATTGTTTTACTTTTCCGACCTTGATGCTGAATATCCTTATAAATTGATTGCAAAATCTTTTCAGCCTAAACAAGAAGTCAAGATCAGAATTATATCTTACAAATTGAATATTAATCCGCTTGCTAAACAAAAGCTTACTAATATTGATGTAGAGGAGATAATAAAAGAAGTAACAAATAAAGAAAACCTCAAAAAAACAGATTCTGAAAATAAATCTAGAAATTCAAGAAAAGATTCTTCCAGAGCAAACGATACTCAAATTGAAGAAGTAGTTGTTCTTGGATATTCTGTAACTTCTACAAAAGCTAAATCCACGGCTTCTAGTACAACAATTAGAAATGATGATATTCGAAACCCGAGTATTCTCTCTTTGTTAAATGGTACAGTAGCTGGAATAGCTGTGAGTCCCTCCGGCGGGCAGCCGGGAAGTTATATAACAGTGCAGATACGTGGAATGGCTTCTGTTTCTAATAAAAACCCTTTATACATTGTAGACGGGGTTCCAGTAGAAAATTTTAATACGACTATAAATCCTAATGATATCAACAGTATCACTGTTTTAAAAGATGCTGCTGCTACAGCTGTTTATGGAAGCAGAGCGGTAAACGGGGCTGTTATTATCAGTTCCTTAAAAAGCAGCAGATCAAAGATCAGATTTGATATTACGCCAAAATCTTATTATGCAGTAATGGCTGTTCCTGATGATAGTTTAGAAGTCTATTCTTATAACAGAGAATTTTCTTATCCTGTCTACAAAACTGCTAATACTTCTTACCGCTATGATTACAGGGAAGCTGTTTACTGGAATCCTGTTGTAGAAACCGATAGGAATGGAAAAGCCAGAGTAGAGTTTTATAATTCAGATGCCAATTCTACATTCAGAGTAATGGGTGAAGGAATATCGGCGTATGGTTTAATCGGAAGCAGCCAGACAACTTATGCAGCACAGAGTCTGATTTCAATTGATGCAAAAATCCCGCAGTATCTCACCAGAACTGATCAGATGCTGATTCCTGTAGTTGTTAAAAATAATTCTCCTGAAATCAAAAAGATGGTCATGGATGTCATTGTTCCCAATTATGTCAGATTAATTGAATCGGACAGCATTATCACATTGAAGCCATTAGAATCTGGAAGACTTTTTGTGAAAATTCAGACCGATCATGTAGTGGATTCAAACATTCAGTTTACTTTAAGATCCGGAGAATTCAGGGAAACGATGATTCTTCCTTTTAAAGTAGATGAGAAAGGTTTCCCCCATCATTATTCGATCATCAATAATAAAAGTGAAAAGATAAAAATTAATATTCCGGATTATATTAATGGAAGTTTCTTCTCTTCTTATTTTGTATTTGAAAATGCGGCATTACAGTTATTTGAAGATATGGAAAGATTGAAGAGGGAGCCCTATGGATGCTTTGAACAGCTGTCTTCAACGGTGTATCCGAATGTTTTTATTTTAGATTATTTGAAGGCGAGCAAGAAGATAACTGCTGAAACCGAAAGTATAGTGGTTAAAAATCTTAAAAAAGGATATCAAAAAATGCTCAGCTACAAAAATAAAGACGGCGGGTTTGGATATTTTAACTCTACTGAATCTGATGTTGCTGTCTCTGCATTTGCTTTGCTAGAGTTTAAAGCTTTGAATAAATATATAAAAATAGATGCAAAACTGATACAGAATCTTACCGCTTATATTTTATCAAAGAAAAATAGTAACGGGCTTTTTGAAGTAAGAAAAGAGTATGAAGGCAAAAATGAGTATTCAGAATATTTTTGGTCCAGAAGCATATATGTTGTATACGCGTTGTCTAAGCTTGGATTTAAGAATGAAATTGAAAATTCATATACAACGAATCTGAATAGAGTATTGGCAACAAAAGATGCTTATCAATTAGCTTTAATGGCCAATGCAGCAGCAAATTTAGGTAAAGAAGACGACTATAATAATCTGATAAATATTTTGGACCAGCAGTATGAAAATCGAAATGTGAAGCCTAAAATAACTTTTACAGGTTCAGGAGGAATATCTGCCAATACAGAAACCTTATCATTGTACATCATGGCTATGCAGAAAAATGAAAAGCCGAATCAACTAAAAATTGCAGAGGCAGCAGATGAGCTTATTAATCATAATGGATATTATGGTTTTGGGTCTACACAGGCAACAAGTCTTGCCTTAGAAGCTTTGTCAGGATTCTTTTCTAAAAATGAAAAATTATACGGGAATGAAAGACCAGATATTAAAATCAATGGGGCAGGCGTTTCCAGCTACCTCAACCTTTCCTCAGCTTTCCGAAAAGGAGAGAATGAAATTGAAGTTAATTATCCTGATAAAAAAGGACTGCCATATAAATTGGAATACCAATATTATACATTAGAAGCCCCAAAAAGTACAGATATTCCGCTGACAATGGAAACAAAGCTGAAATCTGAAAATTCAAAAGTAGGAGAGACAAACAGGCTGACCGTTACAATTAAAAATAAAATAAACGGACAGCTCCCGATGACAACTGCTAAAATTGGAATTCCTGCCGGACTGACTTTACAGAATGCCTTGTTAAAGGATCTGATCGATAAAAAACAGATTTCTTATTATGAAATATTTGATAATTATCTTGTGTTGTACTGGGAACATTTTGAAGCAGAGGAAACTAAAATCATCAATTTAGACTTAAAAGTTGAGTTTGCAGGAGAGTACACAGGGAAAGCAAGCAGTCTCTATCTCTATTATATGCCGGAAGCAAAATATTGGAATCAGGGAATCAAAACAGCAATAGCACCTTAG
- a CDS encoding von Willebrand factor type A domain-containing protein: MEKNHDIDKKFNEANKAFDEFPAFPAFEKVWNTIEEKLDQKENKKRIIPVWFPYGIAAGLAVGLGVFYFLNKKEAVDTAKPVIVENTVSHKPGFDIAKTDSIIKSNLEKKNEVIKLREEQPVLANENPQGKSLDNLPPPPLPEPVVVKVEYQPEDLLVEQQVISGIKSQKNAIINSSPMISNNTTGYLSNQLGTTLAVEAKSQGMEIVALGYSRSKKMKAIKDEGYVENRSNISYLNTLQGSAPGLEVKSGSETPVIIRGMKSVNTATEPLIVIDGKLYNYNIFSALDPLKIKKVNVLKGDKASSIYGSRGANGVIVVEMEKLSRKERKKLQKISDSYVPLKTADNFQINNEEYHAFVENPFELTKTQPLSTFSIDVDNASYSNVRRMINNGEKVDKNAVRIEEMVNYFKYDYPQPKNDQPFSINTEYNEAPWNPNHKLLKIGLQGKNIPMNNLPSSNLIFLIDVSGSMNEANKLPLLKSSFKVLLNQLRPQDKVGIVVYAGNAGMVLPPTPAQEKEKIMTALDHLQAGGSTAGGAGIELAYKLAQENFVKGGNNRVIIATDGDFNVGASSKVDLETLIEEKRKSGVFLTCLGFGMGNYKDNRLETLADKGNGNYAYIDNMQEANKFLGKEFAGSMYAIAKDVKIQIEFNPKYVKSYRLIGYENRKLKNEDFTNDKIDAGELGSGHTVTALYEVIPANVDSEFSPKENDLKYTKTSSSQNFGDELATIKFRYKKPDGDRSMEISEVVKKSDASISAASPDFKFASSVAWFGLVLRNSGLIKDKNLTDIENLAKQGRNKDEEGYRSEFLRLIESYKTIQK; this comes from the coding sequence ATGGAAAAGAATCACGATATCGATAAAAAATTCAATGAAGCAAATAAAGCTTTCGATGAGTTTCCAGCATTTCCGGCTTTTGAAAAAGTTTGGAATACAATTGAAGAAAAATTAGATCAAAAAGAAAATAAAAAAAGAATAATTCCTGTCTGGTTTCCTTATGGTATTGCTGCAGGTCTGGCCGTTGGTTTAGGAGTGTTCTATTTTTTGAATAAAAAAGAAGCTGTAGATACTGCAAAACCTGTGATCGTAGAAAATACAGTTTCACATAAGCCCGGATTTGATATTGCAAAAACTGACAGTATCATTAAATCTAACCTTGAAAAGAAAAACGAAGTTATAAAACTTAGGGAAGAGCAGCCTGTTTTAGCTAATGAAAATCCACAAGGGAAATCTCTGGATAATCTTCCTCCTCCGCCACTTCCAGAGCCTGTAGTTGTTAAAGTTGAGTATCAGCCTGAAGATTTACTTGTTGAGCAGCAAGTTATTTCTGGGATCAAAAGCCAGAAAAATGCTATTATAAATTCTTCGCCGATGATTTCTAATAACACAACAGGATATCTTTCTAATCAATTAGGAACAACGCTGGCTGTTGAAGCAAAATCTCAAGGTATGGAAATAGTTGCTTTAGGATACAGCAGGTCAAAGAAAATGAAAGCTATAAAAGACGAGGGATATGTAGAAAACAGATCGAATATTTCATATTTAAATACATTACAAGGGTCAGCTCCCGGCCTGGAGGTTAAATCGGGTTCTGAAACCCCGGTCATTATCAGAGGAATGAAATCTGTAAATACAGCCACAGAACCATTAATTGTTATCGACGGTAAACTCTATAATTATAATATTTTTAGTGCTTTAGATCCGTTGAAAATTAAAAAAGTCAATGTTTTAAAGGGCGATAAAGCAAGTTCAATATATGGTTCTAGGGGTGCGAACGGGGTTATTGTGGTAGAAATGGAAAAACTCAGCAGAAAAGAAAGAAAAAAACTTCAGAAAATATCGGATTCTTACGTTCCCTTGAAAACAGCTGATAATTTTCAGATCAATAATGAAGAATACCATGCATTTGTTGAAAACCCATTTGAATTGACGAAAACCCAGCCGCTGTCAACTTTTTCTATTGACGTAGATAATGCTTCTTATTCGAATGTGAGAAGAATGATCAATAATGGGGAAAAAGTAGATAAAAATGCAGTTAGGATTGAGGAGATGGTCAATTATTTTAAGTATGATTATCCGCAGCCTAAAAATGACCAGCCGTTCTCCATTAATACAGAATATAATGAGGCTCCTTGGAATCCGAATCATAAACTGTTGAAAATAGGGCTTCAGGGAAAAAATATTCCAATGAACAATCTTCCCAGTTCAAATTTAATTTTCCTGATTGATGTTTCCGGATCTATGAATGAAGCGAATAAATTACCGTTATTAAAGTCTTCTTTTAAGGTTTTATTGAACCAGTTGAGACCTCAGGATAAAGTAGGAATTGTGGTGTATGCTGGAAATGCAGGCATGGTTCTCCCTCCAACTCCGGCTCAGGAAAAAGAAAAGATAATGACTGCTCTGGATCATCTTCAGGCAGGGGGAAGTACTGCCGGCGGAGCAGGGATAGAGCTTGCGTATAAACTTGCGCAGGAAAATTTTGTGAAAGGCGGAAATAATCGTGTGATCATTGCTACAGACGGGGATTTTAATGTAGGCGCTTCTTCCAAAGTAGATCTGGAAACATTGATAGAAGAGAAAAGAAAGTCGGGAGTTTTCCTTACCTGTCTTGGTTTCGGAATGGGAAATTATAAAGATAACAGATTAGAGACGCTTGCTGACAAAGGAAATGGAAATTACGCTTACATTGATAATATGCAGGAAGCTAATAAATTTCTTGGAAAAGAGTTTGCGGGAAGTATGTATGCGATTGCAAAAGACGTTAAAATTCAGATCGAGTTCAATCCGAAGTATGTAAAATCTTACAGGCTGATCGGCTATGAAAATAGAAAATTAAAGAACGAAGATTTCACGAATGATAAAATTGATGCCGGCGAATTAGGAAGCGGACACACGGTAACGGCTCTGTATGAAGTAATTCCAGCGAATGTTGATTCTGAGTTTTCACCGAAAGAAAATGATTTAAAATATACAAAAACTTCAAGCTCCCAGAATTTCGGAGATGAGCTGGCGACAATCAAATTCCGTTATAAAAAACCGGATGGAGATAGAAGTATGGAAATCAGTGAAGTTGTTAAAAAATCAGATGCATCGATCTCTGCTGCCAGTCCGGATTTTAAATTTGCATCTTCTGTAGCTTGGTTTGGATTAGTGTTGAGAAATTCAGGATTGATTAAAGATAAAAACCTTACTGATATTGAGAATCTCGCTAAACAAGGCCGAAACAAAGATGAAGAAGGATACCGGTCGGAATTTTTGAGATTGATAGAAAGTTATAAAACAATTCAGAAATAA